One genomic region from Torulaspora delbrueckii CBS 1146 chromosome 4, complete genome encodes:
- the SAP185 gene encoding Sap185p (similar to Saccharomyces cerevisiae SAP185 (YJL098W) and SAP190 (YKR028W); ancestral locus Anc_1.268), whose product MSGSFWKFGQDYTTESAISKLLNRAFIKINDEESRPEDSKENKNSGILSIDEKNLEKDEHKEDNEDEEILDDDEEEEHSDTGKLEDEDVEESEANDSCLPTSEAEYADYRPNLDVLDELLDDEELYTELMCSNFKLLIFLKYPEVLSKLIDYVTNQSVLEEDVDGSDLPEEVNDDPVIEEEGAVFEKGKKDDESKVEEEQSADNISEISEETSITLPPESEEQVESRRACMAAEILSADVWPISSAIMENEALLPRLWSIMDHSSPLSIVASTYFMKINERLLDMDITGMMNFILKQENVADRFLNHIVNPPLMDFLLKVISTDKPDTPTGFIETFKKQDLIPKLLDHLNPEYETAVQSAAGDFLKAFVTISANSNNELASGIGPNELTRQLVSEEMMEKLIKIMLKGGTSLSNGVGIIIELIRKNNSDYDFVQVMYTTLETHPPSDRDPIYLGHLVKLFAKYMPLFDNILVETTLPPLETPFGSIEPLGFERFKICELVAELLHCSNMTLINEPIGESLVHDRDIARTKLLSSERENDKEVEKKEEPGDEQQEVSKKMASLKLESRETEDSDSNSDLEGNAEKQEVENTDVEIHSEESSEPEVTEKSLRENPIVGDQLKIALHDTKIITTILNMFFRFSWNNFLHNVVFDIVQQIFNGPLKTGYNRFLLADLLVQANITKLIMDGDKKCADYEKETGLRLGYMGHLTLIAEEVAKFSAYVEEMKVTFSDSAIWESLNEPSWKEYMETVLAETREKYNTVLGDFADDEEEEGNADDVINEHDIGEEADESGDREGNINGSNSYRNFLESAHEDNEEVNGEDNDLESSTYYEYINGDGSKTRLHLNPSIDYDAPHENVAGELLANSDTADEDNRFSNYMSHQLGRSFNSSHYGADEFADDQDDEDADDENTESNDETWTAASDAFSLNGTTRRSAPSNAETYDKNVFQHQFELDGVGDEDDYMDPNDDGQSYAKPNHPLYSNIITPTASHRPTNSTYDRNGFNDAEDDISDDSDAELEDLGAGGVKDSSIGEDDTEAGYSLCRSTSKDNLSWDENEQDRLMEVVNYNRQQNTGK is encoded by the coding sequence ATGTCGGGGTCATTTTGGAAGTTTGGACAGGATTATACGACTGAATCTGCTATATCCAAGTTACTGAATAGGGCATTCATTAAGAtaaatgatgaagagagtCGTCCGGAAGATTCGAAGGAGAATAAGAATAGTGGAATTCTAAGCATAGATGAGAAAAACTTggagaaagatgaacatAAAGAGGAtaatgaggatgaagaaattttagatgatgatgaggaagaggagcATAGTGATACGGGGAAGttagaggatgaagatgtggAGGAAAGTGAAGCTAACGATAGTTGTCTGCCCACAAGTGAAGCCGAGTATGCGGATTATAGGCCCAATCTGGATGTGCTGGATGAActtttggatgatgaagagctgTATACGGAGCTGATGTGTTCTAacttcaaattgttgatttttttgaagtatCCTGAAGTATTGTCCAAACTTATAGATTACGTGACGAATCAAAGCGTTCTTGAAGAGGATGTAGATGGATCGGATCTGCCGGAAGAAGTTAATGATGACCCTGTGATAGAAGAGGAAGGGGCGgtatttgaaaaaggtAAGAAAGACGATGAGAGcaaagtggaagaagagcaGTCTGCTGATAACATTTCTGAAATTTCAGAAGAGACAAGCATAACGTTGCCACCGGAGTCTGAAGAACAAGTGGAATCCAGAAGGGCCTGTATGGCTGCTGAGATTTTGTCTGCAGATGTTTGGCCTATCTCATCGGCAATTATGGAAAATGAGGCTCTCCTTCCAAGATTATGGTCCATTATGGATCATTCGTCACCTTTATCGATCGTTGCTTCTACCTATTTCATGAAGATCAACGAAAGGCTCTTGGATATGGATATAACCGGTATGATGAATTTTATCTTGAAGCAGGAAAATGTGGCAGATAGGTTCTTGAATCATATTGTCAATCCGCCATTGATGGATTTTCTGCTGAAAGTTATCTCCACAGATAAGCCTGATACACCAACGGGATTtattgaaactttcaagaaacagGATTTGATACCAAAACTTCTGGATCACTTGAACCCAGAATATGAAACAGCTGTTCAGTCGGCAGCTGGAGATTTTTTAAAGGCATTTGTTACCATAAGCGCTAATTCTAATAACGAACTTGCATCTGGGATTGGACCCAACGAACTAACAAGACAATTAGTATCAGAAGAGATGATGGAAAAACTCATCAAGATCATGCTTAAAGGTGGTACATCTTTAAGCAACGGTGTCGGGATTATTATAGAACTCATCAGGAAGAACAACTCGGATTATGATTTTGTACAAGTGATGTACACCACTTTGGAGACACATCCTCCTAGCGATAGAGATCCAATATATTTGGGACATTTGGTCAAACTATTCGCCAAATATATGCCTCTTTTTGATAACATTCTGGTAGAAACAACTCTACCACCATTAGAAACACCGTTTGGTAGCATAGAACCGTTGGGTTTCGAGAGGTTTAAAATTTGCGAACTTGTTGCTGAACTGCTGCATTGTTCTAATATGACTTTAATCAACGAACCTATTGGAGAGAGTCTTGTGCATGATCGTGACATTGCCAGGACTAAGCTGCTATCTtcagaaagagaaaatgataaGGAAGTGGagaaaaaagaagaacctGGTGATGAGCAGCAAGAGGTGTCCAAGAAAATGGCTTCTCTTAAATTAGAAAGCCGGGAGACTGAAGATTCAGATAGCAACTCGGATTTGGAAGGAAACGCagagaaacaagaagtGGAGAATACAGATGTTGAAATTCACTCCGAAGAATCTTCGGAGCCTGAAGTAACAGAAAAGTCTTTACGTGAAAACCCAATTGTTGGTGATCAACTGAAAATTGCTCTGCATGATACCAAGATAATCACCACTATACTGAATATGTTTTTCCGGTTCTCATGGAATAATTTCCTGCATAATGTTGTATTCGATATTGTGCAGCAAATCTTTAACGGTCCACTCAAGACTGGGTATAACAGATTTTTACTCGCAGACTTGTTGGTTCAAGCCAATATTACAAAACTAATAATGGATGGTGACAAGAAGTGTGCAGATTAcgagaaagaaactggtCTTCGATTGGGGTATATGGGTCATTTGACTTTGATTGCCGAAGAAGTTGCCAAGTTCTCAGCATACGTGGAAGAAATGAAGGTCACATTCAGTGATTCAGCAATTTGGGAGAGTTTGAACGAACCAAGTTGGAAAGAATACATGGAAACGGTGCTTGCAGAAACAAGAGAAAAGTACAACACAGTTCTAGGAGATTTTGCcgacgatgaagaagaagagggcAACGCAGACGATGTAATAAACGAGCATGATATCGGCGAGGAAGCGGATGAAAGCGGCGACCGAGAAGGAAACATAAACGGGTCAAACTCTTATCGGAACTTTCTCGAATCCGCACATGAAGATAATGAGGAGGTCAATGGAGAAGACAACGACCTAGAAAGTTCGACCTACTATGAGTACATTAATGGAGACGGCAGTAAGACTAGGTTACATCTGAATCCATCCATAGATTACGATGCTCCACATGAAAATGTGGCTGGAGAGCTACTAGCCAATAGCGATACCGCCGACGAAGATAATAGATTCAGCAACTACATGTCGCATCAATTGGGGAGAAGTTTCAACAGCAGCCACTATGGAGCCGATGAGTTCGCAGATGATCaggacgatgaagatgcgGACGATGAGAACACAGAATCAAACGATGAAACCTGGACAGCTGCCTCTGATGCTTTTTCTCTAAACGGCACAACGAGGAGGTCGGCACCATCAAACGCTGAGACATACGACAAAAATGTCTTTCAACATCAGTTCGAATTAGATGGAGTCGGAGATGAGGACGACTATATGGACcccaatgatgatggaCAATCTTACGCGAAGCCGAACCATCCGTTGTACAGCAACATTATAACACCAACAGCTTCTCATAGGCCGACAAACTCTACTTATGACAGAAACGGATTCAATGATGCTGAGGATGATATCAGTGATGACAGTGATGCCGAACTGGAGGATTTGGGAGCCGGTGGAGTAAAAGATTCATCGATAGGCGAGGATGATACAGAAGCTGGCTACTCGCTTTGCAGATCTACCAGTAAAGATAATCTTTCGTGGGATGAAAATGAGCAAGACAGGTTAATGGAAGTGGTCAATTACAATAGACAGCAAAATACCGGCAAATAA
- the PHS1 gene encoding enoyl-CoA hydratase PHS1 (similar to Saccharomyces cerevisiae PHS1 (YJL097W); ancestral locus Anc_1.269) encodes MARKAVVSPFGYLPLYNLLSAFAWGYILYSVVSIYPKVGQPHFYEETKKTVTYVQCGAIIEIINSALGIVRSPLLTTFAQVASRLMIVLGIFEGLPQTPAAHTMVYVTLLSAWSATEVVRYMFYFYSLCAKEGPSILLTFLRYNLFWVLYPLGVASELLIVYSALPLAESNYGAVYKWFLVASMLAYIPGFPVLFGHMVTQRKKVMKGLRNGSQAKKQ; translated from the coding sequence ATGGCTAGAAAGGCAGTCGTCTCTCCATTTGGATATTTACCACTTTACAATCTTTTATCCGCGTTTGCTTGGGGTTATATACTGTACAGCGTCGTTTCTATTTACCCCAAGGTCGGTCAACCCCATTTCTATGAAGAGACTAAGAAGACTGTTACCTATGTCCAATGTGGTGCCATTATCGAGATAATCAACTCAGCTTTGGGTATTGTAAGATCGCCATTATTGACCACGTTTGCCCAAGTAGCATCAAGGTTGATGATTGTTCTGGGGATATTTGAAGGACTACCGCAGACACCAGCTGCCCACACGATGGTTTACGTTACGTTACTTTCAGCTTGGTCTGCTACCGAAGTGGTAAGATACATGTTTTACTTTTACTCGTTATGTGCGAAAGAAGGACCCTCGATTCTTCTAACCTTTCTCAGATACAATTTATTCTGGGTTCTTTACCCACTTGGTGTCGCCAGTGAACTTCTCATAGTATACTCAGCGCTACCATTGGCAGAATCAAATTATGGAGCTGTATACAAGTGGTTTTTAGTCGCCAGCATGTTAGCATACATCCCAGGTTTCCCAGTGCTTTTCGGCCACATGGTGACACAGCGTAAGAAGGTCATGAAGGGTCTTAGAAATGGTTCTCAGGCCAAGAAGCAGTAG
- the MRPL49 gene encoding mitochondrial 54S ribosomal protein bL21m (similar to Saccharomyces cerevisiae MRPL49 (YJL096W); ancestral locus Anc_1.270), whose translation MFLRRLAQPLCKFTVLPPLRTAVNHSVVRNFHSTRCALQEIPEASKQIDLKPLKLSNELYAVFKIHNRPYLVTEGDKVILPFKVKEADVGDVLSLTDVVTIGSRNYRLVDYPIDSSLYTLKATVLEKTKRAFEVREVTKRRNRRVRHAKSKGDLTVIRIAELKLN comes from the coding sequence ATGTTCCTAAGACGTTTAGCCCAACCACTTTGCAAATTTACAGTTCTTCCCCCACTTCGGACCGCTGTGAACCACAGTGTAGTGAGAAACTTCCATAGCACGCGATGTGCCCTTCAAGAGATCCCAGAAGCTTCtaaacaaattgatcttAAACCACTAAAGCTGTCTAATGAGCTTTACGCAGTTTTCAAGATACACAACCGCCCTTACCTGGTGACAGAGGGAGATAAAGTGATTTTACCGTTTAAAGTTAAAGAGGCAGACGTTGGAGACGTTTTGAGTCTAACTGACGTTGTAACTATTGGATCACGTAACTATAGGCTCGTGGACTACCCAATTGACAGTTCGTTGTATACATTAAAGGCTACAGTGCTGGAAAAGACTAAGagagcttttgaagttaGAGAAGTTaccaagagaagaaacagacGAGTGCGCCACGCAAAGAGTAAGGGCGATCTGACAGTCATAAGGATTGCAGAATTGAAATTAAACTGA